A DNA window from Brassica napus cultivar Da-Ae chromosome A4, Da-Ae, whole genome shotgun sequence contains the following coding sequences:
- the LOC106446666 gene encoding B3 domain-containing protein REM14 isoform X3 — protein sequence MANKRFFKPFLLGFYTYLTIPVAFFLKYIEGTNEHHTAKLRSDASMITWQVKIEDGKKLTEGWKEFALAHDLRIGDILIFRQEKDMAFHVTLLGPSDCEIQYESCSEEENNLGKIPKKMNSKREAESSSSLDPSCFKTNIWPSSLRYDTLNLPKSFVRANGLETSCGGEIVLMNEKGRPWTLVLKQKLSGTTYIRRGWRRFCIANRLKTGGVYTFKLIQSGRTPVLLLSSKESESESEERNFEKIQRKKAESSSLDPSCFVANISRATLRYDTLGLPMKFSRENGLEARCGEIVLMNEKGRTWKLNLKRKRSCGTMYITQGWRSFRSANGLRAGSSSTFKLIKRGGTLALRLSSKETEEEEEDCSLKAIEVESLSTEPESDEESSQDDEKIKKHRSTWKASSSQSQNRFVTLTLRPFNLEKYSLFLPLRFTRWHGINEETKMRLLDKKGVMWSTDLRAGKINNDKIRLVGGWQEFFKANCVKTGESIMLKLIWEGDKRCVLKFCSKVKHETK from the exons ACAATTCCTGTAGCCTTCTTCTTGAAGTATATAGAAGGAACAAATGAGCACCATACGGCGAAGCTGAGATCAGACGCGTCAATGATAACCTGGCAAGTGAAAATAGAAGATGGCAAGAAACTCACTGAAGGTTGGAAAGAGTTCGCTCTTGCACACGATCTCCGTATCGGCGACATTCTCATTTTCAGACAAGAGAAAGACATGGCTTTCCATGTAACACTCTTGGGACCTAGTGACTGTGAGATTCAGTATGAGTCGTGTTCAGAAGAGGAGAACAACCTCG ggAAGATTCCAAAGAAAATGAATTCAAAAAGAGAAGCagagtcttcttcttcactaGATCCATCTTGTTTTAAGACTAATATATGGCCTTCGTCCCTACGTTATGACACATTG AACCTTCCAAAGAGTTTTGTGAGGGCGAATGGTCTAGAGACAAGCTGTGGAGGAGAGATTGTTCTGATGAATGAAAAGGGTAGACCATGGACTTTGGTTTTAAAACAAAAGCTAAGTGGGACTACTTACATCAGACGTGGGTGGAGACGTTTCTGTATTGCCAATAGGCTTAAAACTGGAGGCGTCTACACTTTCAAACTAATCCAAAGTGGGAGAACTCCGGTTCTTCTTTTGTCCTCTAAAGAGTCAGAGTCAGAGTCAGAAGAAAGAAACTTCG agAAGATCCAGAGGAAGAAAGCAGAGTCTTCTTCACTAGACCCCTCTTGTTTTGTGGCTAATATCTCGCGTGCAACCCTACGTTATGACACACTG GGTCTTCCAATGAAATTTTCAAGGGAAAATGGTCTAGAGGCAAGATGTGGAGAGATTGTTCTAATGAATGAAAAGGGTAGAACATGGAAGCTAAATCTGAAAAGAAAGAGATCATGTGGAACTATGTATATCACACAAGGGTGGAGAAGTTTCCGTAGTGCCAATGGACTTAGAGCTGGAAGTTCTTCCACTTTCAAACTGATCAAAAGAGGAGGAACTCTGGCTCTACGTTTGTCATCTAAAgagactgaagaagaagaagaagattgctCATTAAAAGCTATTGAAGTGGAGTCTCTTTCCACAGAACCAGAAAGCGATGAAGAGAGCAGCCAAGATGACgaaaaaatcaagaaacataGATCGACATGGAAAGCTTCATCTTCACAATCCCAAAACCGATTTGTGACACTAACGCTTAGACCTTTCAATCTTGAAAAGTATTCACTG TTTCTTCCTTTACGCTTCACCAGGTGGCACGGCATCAATGAGGAAACTAAAATGAGACTGTTGGACAAAAAGGGTGTCATGTGGTCTACGGATCTGCGGGCTGGGAAAATTAATAATGATAAGATAAGATTGGTGGGAGGTTGGCAAGAATTCTTCAAAGCTAACTGTGTGAAGACAGGTGAATCGATCATGTTAAAGCTGATATGGGAAGGAGACAAGAGATGTGTCCTCAAGTTCTGCTCTAAGGTGAAGCATGAAACCAAATGA
- the LOC106446666 gene encoding B3 domain-containing protein REM14 isoform X2 yields the protein MRMVNKGFFKPLLPGFHSHLTIPVAFFLKYIEGTNEHHTAKLRSDASMITWQVKIEDGKKLTEGWKEFALAHDLRIGDILIFRQEKDMAFHVTLLGPSDCEIQYESCSEEENNLGKIPKKMNSKREAESSSSLDPSCFKTNIWPSSLRYDTLNLPKSFVRANGLETSCGGEIVLMNEKGRPWTLVLKQKLSGTTYIRRGWRRFCIANRLKTGGVYTFKLIQSGRTPVLLLSSKESESESEERNFEKIQRKKAESSSLDPSCFVANISRATLRYDTLGLPMKFSRENGLEARCGEIVLMNEKGRTWKLNLKRKRSCGTMYITQGWRSFRSANGLRAGSSSTFKLIKRGGTLALRLSSKETEEEEEDCSLKAIEVESLSTEPESDEESSQDDEKIKKHRSTWKASSSQSQNRFVTLTLRPFNLEKYSLFLPLRFTRWHGINEETKMRLLDKKGVMWSTDLRAGKINNDKIRLVGGWQEFFKANCVKTGESIMLKLIWEGDKRCVLKFCSKVKHETK from the exons ATGAGGATGGTGAATAAAGGTTTCTTCAAGCCTCTTCTTCCTGGCTTCCACAGCCACTTG ACAATTCCTGTAGCCTTCTTCTTGAAGTATATAGAAGGAACAAATGAGCACCATACGGCGAAGCTGAGATCAGACGCGTCAATGATAACCTGGCAAGTGAAAATAGAAGATGGCAAGAAACTCACTGAAGGTTGGAAAGAGTTCGCTCTTGCACACGATCTCCGTATCGGCGACATTCTCATTTTCAGACAAGAGAAAGACATGGCTTTCCATGTAACACTCTTGGGACCTAGTGACTGTGAGATTCAGTATGAGTCGTGTTCAGAAGAGGAGAACAACCTCG ggAAGATTCCAAAGAAAATGAATTCAAAAAGAGAAGCagagtcttcttcttcactaGATCCATCTTGTTTTAAGACTAATATATGGCCTTCGTCCCTACGTTATGACACATTG AACCTTCCAAAGAGTTTTGTGAGGGCGAATGGTCTAGAGACAAGCTGTGGAGGAGAGATTGTTCTGATGAATGAAAAGGGTAGACCATGGACTTTGGTTTTAAAACAAAAGCTAAGTGGGACTACTTACATCAGACGTGGGTGGAGACGTTTCTGTATTGCCAATAGGCTTAAAACTGGAGGCGTCTACACTTTCAAACTAATCCAAAGTGGGAGAACTCCGGTTCTTCTTTTGTCCTCTAAAGAGTCAGAGTCAGAGTCAGAAGAAAGAAACTTCG agAAGATCCAGAGGAAGAAAGCAGAGTCTTCTTCACTAGACCCCTCTTGTTTTGTGGCTAATATCTCGCGTGCAACCCTACGTTATGACACACTG GGTCTTCCAATGAAATTTTCAAGGGAAAATGGTCTAGAGGCAAGATGTGGAGAGATTGTTCTAATGAATGAAAAGGGTAGAACATGGAAGCTAAATCTGAAAAGAAAGAGATCATGTGGAACTATGTATATCACACAAGGGTGGAGAAGTTTCCGTAGTGCCAATGGACTTAGAGCTGGAAGTTCTTCCACTTTCAAACTGATCAAAAGAGGAGGAACTCTGGCTCTACGTTTGTCATCTAAAgagactgaagaagaagaagaagattgctCATTAAAAGCTATTGAAGTGGAGTCTCTTTCCACAGAACCAGAAAGCGATGAAGAGAGCAGCCAAGATGACgaaaaaatcaagaaacataGATCGACATGGAAAGCTTCATCTTCACAATCCCAAAACCGATTTGTGACACTAACGCTTAGACCTTTCAATCTTGAAAAGTATTCACTG TTTCTTCCTTTACGCTTCACCAGGTGGCACGGCATCAATGAGGAAACTAAAATGAGACTGTTGGACAAAAAGGGTGTCATGTGGTCTACGGATCTGCGGGCTGGGAAAATTAATAATGATAAGATAAGATTGGTGGGAGGTTGGCAAGAATTCTTCAAAGCTAACTGTGTGAAGACAGGTGAATCGATCATGTTAAAGCTGATATGGGAAGGAGACAAGAGATGTGTCCTCAAGTTCTGCTCTAAGGTGAAGCATGAAACCAAATGA
- the LOC106446666 gene encoding B3 domain-containing protein REM14 isoform X1, whose amino-acid sequence MRMVNKGFFKPLLPGFHSHLVIPLFPCFYICLCLSDKPTKRWFLCCNCMLLQTIPVAFFLKYIEGTNEHHTAKLRSDASMITWQVKIEDGKKLTEGWKEFALAHDLRIGDILIFRQEKDMAFHVTLLGPSDCEIQYESCSEEENNLGKIPKKMNSKREAESSSSLDPSCFKTNIWPSSLRYDTLNLPKSFVRANGLETSCGGEIVLMNEKGRPWTLVLKQKLSGTTYIRRGWRRFCIANRLKTGGVYTFKLIQSGRTPVLLLSSKESESESEERNFEKIQRKKAESSSLDPSCFVANISRATLRYDTLGLPMKFSRENGLEARCGEIVLMNEKGRTWKLNLKRKRSCGTMYITQGWRSFRSANGLRAGSSSTFKLIKRGGTLALRLSSKETEEEEEDCSLKAIEVESLSTEPESDEESSQDDEKIKKHRSTWKASSSQSQNRFVTLTLRPFNLEKYSLFLPLRFTRWHGINEETKMRLLDKKGVMWSTDLRAGKINNDKIRLVGGWQEFFKANCVKTGESIMLKLIWEGDKRCVLKFCSKVKHETK is encoded by the exons ATGAGGATGGTGAATAAAGGTTTCTTCAAGCCTCTTCTTCCTGGCTTCCACAGCCACTTGGTAATTCCTCTCTTTCCCTGTTTCTATATATGTCTATGTCTCTCTGATAAGCCAACCAAGAGATGGTTTCTGTGTTGTAACTGCATGTTGCTTCAGACAATTCCTGTAGCCTTCTTCTTGAAGTATATAGAAGGAACAAATGAGCACCATACGGCGAAGCTGAGATCAGACGCGTCAATGATAACCTGGCAAGTGAAAATAGAAGATGGCAAGAAACTCACTGAAGGTTGGAAAGAGTTCGCTCTTGCACACGATCTCCGTATCGGCGACATTCTCATTTTCAGACAAGAGAAAGACATGGCTTTCCATGTAACACTCTTGGGACCTAGTGACTGTGAGATTCAGTATGAGTCGTGTTCAGAAGAGGAGAACAACCTCG ggAAGATTCCAAAGAAAATGAATTCAAAAAGAGAAGCagagtcttcttcttcactaGATCCATCTTGTTTTAAGACTAATATATGGCCTTCGTCCCTACGTTATGACACATTG AACCTTCCAAAGAGTTTTGTGAGGGCGAATGGTCTAGAGACAAGCTGTGGAGGAGAGATTGTTCTGATGAATGAAAAGGGTAGACCATGGACTTTGGTTTTAAAACAAAAGCTAAGTGGGACTACTTACATCAGACGTGGGTGGAGACGTTTCTGTATTGCCAATAGGCTTAAAACTGGAGGCGTCTACACTTTCAAACTAATCCAAAGTGGGAGAACTCCGGTTCTTCTTTTGTCCTCTAAAGAGTCAGAGTCAGAGTCAGAAGAAAGAAACTTCG agAAGATCCAGAGGAAGAAAGCAGAGTCTTCTTCACTAGACCCCTCTTGTTTTGTGGCTAATATCTCGCGTGCAACCCTACGTTATGACACACTG GGTCTTCCAATGAAATTTTCAAGGGAAAATGGTCTAGAGGCAAGATGTGGAGAGATTGTTCTAATGAATGAAAAGGGTAGAACATGGAAGCTAAATCTGAAAAGAAAGAGATCATGTGGAACTATGTATATCACACAAGGGTGGAGAAGTTTCCGTAGTGCCAATGGACTTAGAGCTGGAAGTTCTTCCACTTTCAAACTGATCAAAAGAGGAGGAACTCTGGCTCTACGTTTGTCATCTAAAgagactgaagaagaagaagaagattgctCATTAAAAGCTATTGAAGTGGAGTCTCTTTCCACAGAACCAGAAAGCGATGAAGAGAGCAGCCAAGATGACgaaaaaatcaagaaacataGATCGACATGGAAAGCTTCATCTTCACAATCCCAAAACCGATTTGTGACACTAACGCTTAGACCTTTCAATCTTGAAAAGTATTCACTG TTTCTTCCTTTACGCTTCACCAGGTGGCACGGCATCAATGAGGAAACTAAAATGAGACTGTTGGACAAAAAGGGTGTCATGTGGTCTACGGATCTGCGGGCTGGGAAAATTAATAATGATAAGATAAGATTGGTGGGAGGTTGGCAAGAATTCTTCAAAGCTAACTGTGTGAAGACAGGTGAATCGATCATGTTAAAGCTGATATGGGAAGGAGACAAGAGATGTGTCCTCAAGTTCTGCTCTAAGGTGAAGCATGAAACCAAATGA